The Photobacterium sanguinicancri genome includes the window GTTCGTAACCTTGCTTGATTAGCTTAGAAGCTAGGTCAACAACACGTTTCTTATCATTCTCACGAACTGATAATAATGCGCGACCACTTGCTTGCTTCTCTTTGCTACAGCCAAGTTCAGCTTTAGCAAACGCTTCTGCAAACGTATCACCCACGCCCATCACCTCACCAGTTGAGCGCATCTCTGGGCCTAACAGTGGGTCAACACCTGGGAACTTGTTGAACGGTAGTACCACTTCTTTTACCGAGTAGTACGGTGGAATAATCTCTTTGGTAAAGCCTTGAGACTCAAGAGACTGACCAGCCATTACACGTGCTGCAATTTTCGCTAGTGGTGCACCTGTTGCTTTAGATACAAATGGTACGGTACGTGCTGCGCGTGGGTTTACTTCGATAAGGTAAACGTCGTTATCCTTAACAGCAAACTGGGTATTCATTAAGCCACGAACACCTAGTTCAAACGCTAACTTTTCAACTTGTTGACGCATTACATCTTGGATTTCAGGGCTTAGCGTATAAGCAGGCAGAGAACATGCTGAGTCACCTGAGTGAACACCCGCTTGCTCAATGTGCTCCATGATGCCGCCAATAACAACGCGCTCACCATCGCAAATCGCATCTACATCCACTTCAACAGCGTCATCTAGGAAGCGGTCAAGTAGAACTGGAGATTCATTTGATACGCTAACGGCTTCATTGAAGTAGCGACGTAAGTCTTGCTCATCGTATACGATTTCCATCGCACGACCACCAAGAACATAAGAAGGACGAACAACCAATGGGAAGCCAATGTCTTTCGACTTTTCAATCGCTTGTTCCATTGTTGTTACTGTCGCATTCTCTGGCTGTAGAAGGCCAAGACGGTCAACAGCTGCTTGGAAACGCTCACGGTCTTCCGCACGGTCGATAGCATCAGGACTCGTACCAATAATTGGTACACCAGCCGCTTCAAGTGCGCGCGCTAACTTAAGTGGTGTTTGACCACCGTATTGAACGATAACACCTTTTGGCTTTTCAACGCGTGCGATAGCTAATACATCTTCCAGTGTCACTGGCTCGAAGTATAGGCGGTCAGACGTATCGTAATCTGTCGAAACTGTCTCAGGGTTACAGTTAACCATGATGGTTTCATAACCGTCTTCACGAAGCGCAAGTGATGCGTGTACACAACAGTAATCAAATTCGATACCTTGGCCGATACGGTTTGGACCGCCACCTAGGATCATGATTTTATCTTTATCTGTCGGGTTGGCTTCACATTCGTCATCGTACGATGAGTACATGTAAGCCGTGTCAGACGAGAATTCCGCCGCACAGGTATCAACGCGCTTGTAAACAGGGTGAATATCATACTGGTCACGTAAACGGCGAATTTCGCTTTCCGCAACACCTAGCAGCTTAGCAAGACGCGCATCAGCAAAACCTTTACGTTTTAGCTGGCGAAGTACCGTTTCGTTCAAGCCTGCAAAACCGCCATCTTTAACCGCTTGTTCGGCTTTAACTAGGTCTTCGATTTGAACTAAGAACCAACGGTCAACGTTAGTTAGGTTGAAGACACCATCAACAGACATACCGGCACGGAATGCATCCGCGATGTACCAAATACGCTCAGCACCAGCATCTTTTAGTTCGTGACGAATTGTTGTCAGAGCGTCTGGCGCATCTAGGTCAACCATTTCGTCAAAGCCCATCGCGCCAACTTCTAGGCCGCGAAGTGCTTTCTGTAGCGATTCTTGTTGGTTACGGCCGATAGCCATCACTTCACCAACCGACTTCATTTGCGTCGTTAGACGGTCATTTGCACCTGCAAATTTCTCGAAGTTAAAGCGAGGGATCTTCGTTACTACGTAATCGATTGTTGGTTCAAATGAGGCTGGCGTTGCACCGCCAGTGATGTCATTCATTAGCTCGTCTAACGTAAAGCCAACCGCCAGTTTCGCTGCAATCTTAGCGATTGGGAAACCTGTTGCTTTAGATGCCAGTGCAGAAGAGCGAGAAACACGAGGGTTCATCTCGATGATAACCATACGGCCATCTTTAGGATTGATACCAAACTGTACGTTTGAACCGCCCGTTTCAACACCGATTTCACGTAGTACTGCTAGCGATGCATTACGCATCAACTGGTATTCTTTGTCGGTCAGCGTTTGTGCTGGCGCAACAGTGATGGAGTCACCCGTATGGATCCCCATCGCATCGAAGTTTTCAATCGCACATACGATGATACAGTTGTCGTTTTTATCACGAACCACTTCCATCTCGTATTCTTTCCAACCGATCAGTGACTCATCGATTAGTAATTCGTTAGTTGGCGACAAGTCCAAACCACGGCGACAGATTTCGTCAAATTCTTCTTTGTTATAAGCGATACCACCGCCCGTACCACCCATGGTGAACGAAGGACGAATGATACAAGGGAAGCCAACCATGTCTAAAACTTTGTAAGCTTCTTCCATTGTTTTCGCAGTATCAGCGGTTGGGCATTCAAGGCCGATAGACTTCATTGCTTTATCGAAGCGAGAACGGTCTTCTGCTTTATCAATCGCATCAGCCGTTGCACCAATCATCTCTACGCCAAACTCAGCCAGTACGCCGTGTTTTTCCAAATCAAGCGCACAGTTCAGAGCGGTTTGACCACCCATCGTTGGTAGCACTGCATCTGGACGTTCTTTTTCAATAATCTTACGAACCACTTCCCAGTGAATAGGTTCGATGTAGGTTGCATCAGCCATGTCTGGGTCAGTCATGATTGTTGCAGGGTTCGAGTTAACAAGAATTACACGGTAGCCTTCTTCGCGAAGTGCTTTACACGCTTGTGCACCCGAGTAGTCAAATTCACACGCCTGACCGATAACAATCGGGCCAGCACCAAGAATCAGAATACTTTTAATATCATTACGTTTTGGCATCTTTTACTACTCCGGACTTAGGCGCTGTGCTTTTTTAGCAATTCGATAAAGTGGTCAAACAAGGGTGCTGCATCGTGTGGGCCAGGGCTTGCTTCAGGGTGACCTTGGAAGCTAAATGCCGGCTTGTCTGTGCGATGAATACCTTGAAGTGAGCCATCAAACAATGATTTATGTGTTGCTCGTAGATGCTCAGGCAAACTTACCTCATCCACTGCAAAACCGTGGTTCTGAGCAGTTATCATGACTACATCACGGTCTAGGTCTTTCACTGGGTGGTTTGCACCGTGATGACCAAATTTCATTTTCACTGTTTGTGCGCCACTTGCCAGAGCAAGGATTTGGTGACCAAGACAAATACCAAATATTGGTAGGCCTTTTTCAAGGAAAGTCTTGGTTGCTTCAATTGCGTAAGTACATGGTTCTGGGTCACCAGGGCCGTTCGATAAGAACACGCCATCTGGGTTCAGGGCCAACACCTCTTCTGCCGAAGTTTGTGCAGGAACAACGGTTAAGCGACAACCGCGGTCAACAAGCATGCGTAAGATGTTACGTTTTGCGCCGAAGTCGTAAGCAACTACGTGGTATGGCAATTCACTGTCGTCTTTCGCTTCAGGTAAACCGCCTAGCAACGTCCAAGAACCTTGCTTCCACGAGTATGCTTCAGACGTAGTGACTTCTTTTGCCAAATCCATGCCTTTCAGACCCGGGAACTCTTTTGCTTTTACCAGTGCTAACGCTTCATCAAGGTTAGTACCTGCAATCACACAACCGTTTTGCGCGCCTTTTTCACGCAGAATACGCGTCAGCTTACGGGTATCAATATCTGCGATACCAACAATGTTTTGTGATTTTAAGTAATCAGAAAGGGTTTGTTCACTGCGGAAGTTTGAAGCAATAAGAGGGAGGTCACGAATTATCAAGCCTTGCGCATGGATTGCTGTGGATTCTTCGTCTTCGGAATTGATTCCGGTGTTGCCAATATGAGGGTAAGTAAGAGTAACTATCTGTTGTGAATAAGAAGGGTCAGTGAGAATTTCTTGATACCCCGTCATCGAGGTATTGAAAACGACTTCACCAACGGCCGAACCATCTGCCCCAATGGACACGCCGCGGAACACTGTCCCATCTTCAAGGACTAACAGCGCAGATTTGCTCAAGACAACCTCCAAAAAATATAAAAATGCAATTAAAACAGATAAATTTGCAACTACCCATTCAATACATTGCCAAGAATTGCCGAAAGCCGATTTTTGACAAATTCCGCGTAGTCTATAGAGCGCTTATTTTTCTGTCAATAACAGCCTTAAAATAACTACTAAATATATCAATTTAAGGCACAAAAATGAGCGAAACAACTAAAACACAATGATAAGTCGGTTATTTGTCACATGAAAGTTGTGGCCGATCTCATTTTATCGTTTGCCAAAATGTAACCAGAGATTAATACAAACAAAGACAGAGGCAAACGATTATAAACACAAAGAATAGATGTTGTTTTAGGGCTTTAGCAGCAAAAACCCAATAAAACGAACTTTAATTAATACAAAGAAGGCAATTTAGCAAAGATAAGAAGTAGATGACAAAAGTTGAAGGCTGGGGCGAGCTTTGATGGGAATTTATGCACCAACGAAACATTGATGCATAAACTGAATTTATGATAATTTAGAGCTCATCTAGCCCAAGTACATCCTGCATAGTATAAAATCCAGCGGGCTGCTGCGCTAACCATGACGCCGCACGCACCGCACCATTGGCAAAAGTCATACGATCTGTTGCTTTATGTGTAATCTCTACACGCTCACCAATATCAGCAAACATGGCTGTGTGTTCGCCAACAATATCGCCCGCGCGAATAGTGGCAAAGCCAATTTCATCGCGGCTACGTTCACCCGTGATCCCTTCACGCGCATACACGGCAACATCACTGAGTTTATTACCCATCGCGCCAGCAATCGCTTCACCCATACCAATCGCAGTACCCGATGGTGCATCTACTTTATGACGGTGATGTGCTTCAATCACTTCAATATCACAGTAATCCCCCATCACCTTGGCCGCTTTTTCTAGCAACTTAAAGACAAGGTTCACGCCGACACTGTAATTAGGTGCCATTACAACGCCTAACGATTTTGCCGCATCATCAATACGTTGACGTTCATCTTCAGTAAAGCCTGTCGTACCAATAACAATGCGCTTAGCATGTTTCTGACATAACGCGAGATTCGCCAGTGTCGGTGTCGGTGCGGTGAAATCAATCACGACATCAAAATCATCAACGACATTAGCAAGATCATCAACAACAGCGACACCACATTTACCAATGCCAGCTAGCTCACCAGCATCAACACCAATCATGCTTGATTCAGGGCGTTCACTGGTTGCCCCTAATGTTGCAAACTCTGATGCTTCAACGGCTTTAATTAAATTGCGCCCCATCCGACCGGCTGCGCCAGCTATCGCGATACGTACCATGCTTACTCCATTCATTAACCTAAAATCATTGCAATCCACTCTACCCTGACAAAAAAGTTACAGCAACTCTCGTTATTAGGAGCAATTTATTTACTGTTAATTAGAATGTGCGCATAATCAACTAATGTTATATTTGAAAAAACAGGATGTTAAATCATGAAATGGATTTTAAAGCGCAGCACAGCGTGCGCCGCTATTTTGCTATCCATCGGCTTACTCAGTGGATGTGAAGAAGCGGCACAACAACAAGTCGCTCCACCGCCTCCTTCCGTTATTGTCGAAACCATCACCAAGCAACAAATTAACCCTTCAACTCAATTTAGTGGCCGCATTGAAGCGGTGGAAGATGTTTCCTTGCAGGCGCGTGTCGAAGGCTACCTAATGGCACGTCCATTTCATGAAGGGGACTATGTTAAGAAAGGCACTTTACTGTTTGAATTAGATCCAAAACCTTTTGCAGCCGAAGTTCGCCAAAAAGAAGCAGCACTAAAACAAGCTAGAGCTAAATATGAAGTCTCACTGATCAACTACAAACGCGGTAAAAAACTACTTCCGAAAGGCAGTATTAGTGCAGTTGATTTTGATGAAATAACCACGTCAAAAATTACAGCAGAAGCCTCTGTTGCTCAAGCAGAAGCAGCGCTTGATGCCGCAAAATTGAATCAAGGCTACACCCAAATTCTAGCGCCGATTGATGGTCGTATTGGTGCATCCAATGTCTCGATTGGCGATTTAATTAATCCATCAACAGGTGAGCTTACTACACTGGTGCAACAAGAGCCGATGCACGTTATTTTTAATGCCAGTGAAACCCAAATCCTCGATGCTTACGAACTTAGAAAATCAGGCCAAGTACCGGCATTAAATGAACTCTCTCTCAATTTAGAGCTCTCCAATAAGAGTATGTATGACCAGCAAGGCAAAATAGATTTTATTGATAACCGTATTGATCCAACAACAGGGACGGTACAAATCAGAGCCAGCTTCCCTAACCCCGACCA containing:
- a CDS encoding efflux RND transporter periplasmic adaptor subunit codes for the protein MKWILKRSTACAAILLSIGLLSGCEEAAQQQVAPPPPSVIVETITKQQINPSTQFSGRIEAVEDVSLQARVEGYLMARPFHEGDYVKKGTLLFELDPKPFAAEVRQKEAALKQARAKYEVSLINYKRGKKLLPKGSISAVDFDEITTSKITAEASVAQAEAALDAAKLNQGYTQILAPIDGRIGASNVSIGDLINPSTGELTTLVQQEPMHVIFNASETQILDAYELRKSGQVPALNELSLNLELSNKSMYDQQGKIDFIDNRIDPTTGTVQIRASFPNPDHVLQPGQFGNIIIASSDPIEALLIPQVAVQEDQKGRFAMVVNNENIVERRDLEVHTRQGIYWIIDAGLMPNERVIIQGLQRVRVGAEVKPQVQQIKPFADQQ
- the dapB gene encoding 4-hydroxy-tetrahydrodipicolinate reductase: MVRIAIAGAAGRMGRNLIKAVEASEFATLGATSERPESSMIGVDAGELAGIGKCGVAVVDDLANVVDDFDVVIDFTAPTPTLANLALCQKHAKRIVIGTTGFTEDERQRIDDAAKSLGVVMAPNYSVGVNLVFKLLEKAAKVMGDYCDIEVIEAHHRHKVDAPSGTAIGMGEAIAGAMGNKLSDVAVYAREGITGERSRDEIGFATIRAGDIVGEHTAMFADIGERVEITHKATDRMTFANGAVRAASWLAQQPAGFYTMQDVLGLDEL
- the carA gene encoding glutamine-hydrolyzing carbamoyl-phosphate synthase small subunit; translation: MSKSALLVLEDGTVFRGVSIGADGSAVGEVVFNTSMTGYQEILTDPSYSQQIVTLTYPHIGNTGINSEDEESTAIHAQGLIIRDLPLIASNFRSEQTLSDYLKSQNIVGIADIDTRKLTRILREKGAQNGCVIAGTNLDEALALVKAKEFPGLKGMDLAKEVTTSEAYSWKQGSWTLLGGLPEAKDDSELPYHVVAYDFGAKRNILRMLVDRGCRLTVVPAQTSAEEVLALNPDGVFLSNGPGDPEPCTYAIEATKTFLEKGLPIFGICLGHQILALASGAQTVKMKFGHHGANHPVKDLDRDVVMITAQNHGFAVDEVSLPEHLRATHKSLFDGSLQGIHRTDKPAFSFQGHPEASPGPHDAAPLFDHFIELLKKHSA
- the carB gene encoding carbamoyl-phosphate synthase large subunit: MPKRNDIKSILILGAGPIVIGQACEFDYSGAQACKALREEGYRVILVNSNPATIMTDPDMADATYIEPIHWEVVRKIIEKERPDAVLPTMGGQTALNCALDLEKHGVLAEFGVEMIGATADAIDKAEDRSRFDKAMKSIGLECPTADTAKTMEEAYKVLDMVGFPCIIRPSFTMGGTGGGIAYNKEEFDEICRRGLDLSPTNELLIDESLIGWKEYEMEVVRDKNDNCIIVCAIENFDAMGIHTGDSITVAPAQTLTDKEYQLMRNASLAVLREIGVETGGSNVQFGINPKDGRMVIIEMNPRVSRSSALASKATGFPIAKIAAKLAVGFTLDELMNDITGGATPASFEPTIDYVVTKIPRFNFEKFAGANDRLTTQMKSVGEVMAIGRNQQESLQKALRGLEVGAMGFDEMVDLDAPDALTTIRHELKDAGAERIWYIADAFRAGMSVDGVFNLTNVDRWFLVQIEDLVKAEQAVKDGGFAGLNETVLRQLKRKGFADARLAKLLGVAESEIRRLRDQYDIHPVYKRVDTCAAEFSSDTAYMYSSYDDECEANPTDKDKIMILGGGPNRIGQGIEFDYCCVHASLALREDGYETIMVNCNPETVSTDYDTSDRLYFEPVTLEDVLAIARVEKPKGVIVQYGGQTPLKLARALEAAGVPIIGTSPDAIDRAEDRERFQAAVDRLGLLQPENATVTTMEQAIEKSKDIGFPLVVRPSYVLGGRAMEIVYDEQDLRRYFNEAVSVSNESPVLLDRFLDDAVEVDVDAICDGERVVIGGIMEHIEQAGVHSGDSACSLPAYTLSPEIQDVMRQQVEKLAFELGVRGLMNTQFAVKDNDVYLIEVNPRAARTVPFVSKATGAPLAKIAARVMAGQSLESQGFTKEIIPPYYSVKEVVLPFNKFPGVDPLLGPEMRSTGEVMGVGDTFAEAFAKAELGCSKEKQASGRALLSVRENDKKRVVDLASKLIKQGYELDATHGTAVILGEAGINPRLVNKVHEGRPHILDRIKNNEYTYIVNTAEGRQAIEDSKVLRRGALAEKVNYTTTLNAAFATCMAWAADDRNKVTSVQELHARIKNA